From one Butyricimonas faecihominis genomic stretch:
- a CDS encoding S1 RNA-binding domain-containing protein produces MIKLGEYNILKVVKIVDFGVYLDGGEYWGEILLPKETAPAECKEGDELKVFIYFDSEDRVIATMTIPKAVVGDFALMKVVGTSRVGAFLDWGLRKDLLVPFREQREEMIVGREYLVYVYVDKTTDRIVASTRLSRFLDKTPAEYELGQEVELIVARRTDLGYNVIVNNSHEAIIYRNEIFQPITIGQHLTGYIKTIREDGKIDCILQKNDGHEQIDRLAALILKKLEENGGSLAVSDKSDPDEIYRLFGCSKKNYKKTVGGLFKQHKVIIGEKELKLKMEN; encoded by the coding sequence ATGATAAAGTTAGGAGAATATAATATATTGAAGGTCGTTAAGATCGTGGATTTTGGTGTTTATTTGGATGGAGGGGAATATTGGGGAGAGATTTTGCTACCGAAAGAAACGGCTCCGGCTGAATGTAAGGAAGGTGATGAATTAAAAGTTTTCATTTATTTTGACTCGGAAGACCGGGTGATTGCCACGATGACAATACCTAAAGCCGTCGTGGGTGATTTTGCCTTGATGAAGGTGGTGGGTACGAGTCGAGTAGGAGCTTTTTTGGACTGGGGATTGCGTAAGGATTTGCTGGTTCCTTTCCGGGAACAGCGGGAAGAAATGATTGTGGGACGTGAATACTTGGTTTATGTTTACGTGGATAAAACGACGGATCGTATTGTTGCTTCCACGAGATTAAGTCGTTTCTTGGATAAGACCCCGGCAGAGTATGAATTGGGGCAGGAGGTTGAGTTAATCGTTGCTCGTCGTACGGATTTAGGGTATAATGTTATTGTCAATAATAGCCATGAGGCAATTATCTATCGTAACGAGATATTCCAACCTATAACCATCGGGCAGCACCTGACCGGTTATATAAAGACAATCCGGGAAGACGGGAAAATTGATTGTATCCTGCAAAAAAATGATGGTCATGAACAAATTGATCGTTTGGCAGCCTTGATACTGAAAAAGCTGGAAGAAAATGGAGGTTCCTTAGCTGTATCGGATAAGAGCGATCCGGACGAGATATATCGCCTTTTCGGTTGTAGCAAAAAGAACTACAAAAAGACGGTTGGCGGTTTATTCAAACAGCATAAGGTTATTATCGGGGAGAAGGAGCTGAAGTTGAAAATGGAGAATTAA
- the menA gene encoding 1,4-dihydroxy-2-naphthoate octaprenyltransferase — MSKVRAYITSFRLRTLPLSLSGVLLGSLLAASDGYFKTTTFVWAMLTTVALQILSNLANEVGDLTKGTDNEHRLGPIRSAQSGALSMREMVQAMIVFGVIAIITGSLLIYEAFRDLLNWKSISLFIAGGASIVAAVKYTVGKSAYGYRGLGDLFVFIFFGLVSVMGSYFAMSGVLPWICVLPAAAIGFLSSGVLNMNNIRDIENDSVCGKRTIPVILGIRGAKIYHFVITLLAVICLVLYSVLHPAGWTGYLFLLTLPLLAMHLKSVYWGEGRALDSQLKFLSITTLLIALLLGFGQLLSC, encoded by the coding sequence ATGTCTAAAGTTCGGGCATATATCACGAGTTTTCGGTTAAGAACATTACCTTTATCCTTATCGGGTGTATTACTAGGTTCTTTGTTGGCAGCAAGCGATGGGTATTTTAAAACAACGACCTTCGTGTGGGCCATGCTCACCACGGTTGCCTTACAAATATTGTCTAATCTGGCGAATGAGGTGGGGGATTTAACCAAGGGAACGGATAATGAACATCGTTTAGGGCCTATCCGGAGCGCCCAAAGTGGAGCTTTGAGTATGCGGGAAATGGTACAGGCCATGATTGTTTTCGGGGTAATAGCAATCATCACCGGAAGTCTGTTAATCTATGAGGCATTTCGGGATTTGTTGAATTGGAAAAGTATTTCTTTGTTTATTGCCGGAGGCGCATCTATCGTGGCCGCCGTGAAATACACGGTCGGGAAGAGCGCTTATGGTTACCGGGGACTGGGTGATCTTTTCGTGTTTATTTTTTTCGGGTTAGTGAGCGTGATGGGAAGTTATTTTGCCATGTCCGGTGTTTTACCTTGGATATGTGTATTGCCGGCCGCAGCCATCGGTTTTCTCTCTTCCGGTGTTTTGAATATGAATAATATCCGCGACATCGAGAATGACTCGGTTTGTGGTAAACGTACCATCCCGGTTATCTTGGGAATACGGGGAGCAAAGATATATCATTTCGTGATCACGCTATTGGCTGTGATTTGTCTCGTGTTGTACTCCGTGCTGCATCCTGCCGGATGGACGGGCTATCTCTTTTTGTTAACGCTACCGTTGCTGGCAATGCATCTGAAGTCTGTCTATTGGGGAGAAGGAAGAGCCTTGGATTCTCAATTGAAATTTCTTTCGATAACGACGTTGTTGATAGCGCTTTTATTAGGTTTTGGTCAATTATTGAGTTGTTAG
- a CDS encoding DUF3127 domain-containing protein: MNYEVTGKLIYKEATQKISDRFQKREFVIEVENEKNPQWNDFVKVQLIQDRCDLLETIQLNENIKVYFNLRGRKWENNGQVSYFTNLEGWRIEKVQAEAPMMGAPVPEYKVEDIPPMPEADDLPF; the protein is encoded by the coding sequence ATGAATTACGAAGTTACCGGAAAATTAATTTACAAAGAAGCTACACAAAAAATCAGTGATCGTTTCCAGAAGAGAGAATTCGTGATAGAAGTTGAAAACGAGAAGAATCCACAGTGGAACGACTTCGTAAAAGTTCAATTGATCCAAGACCGGTGTGATCTATTAGAGACTATTCAATTGAACGAGAATATTAAAGTGTATTTCAATTTGCGTGGCCGCAAATGGGAGAACAACGGACAGGTTTCTTATTTCACGAACCTCGAAGGTTGGAGAATTGAGAAAGTTCAAGCGGAAGCCCCGATGATGGGCGCCCCGGTACCGGAATACAAGGTGGAAGACATTCCTCCCATGCCGGAAGCCGACGATCTTCCTTTCTAA
- a CDS encoding FKBP-type peptidyl-prolyl cis-trans isomerase: MNAKNLILGLSVAAIGLSSCCNTSTKTNVSLKNEADTASFYIGYMYGSNITGNGIEDINMDAIIAGMNSALQKKDAPADMMQMNMFLQKYTQKAMMAKAEKALKAGEEFLAANAKKDGIKTTESGLQYKIEKEGTGAIPADTSVVRVHYKGTLIDGTEFDSSYKRGEPTEFPVNRVIKGWTEALQLMPVGSKWTLYIPSNLAYGPQGARGAIGPNETLIFEVELIDIVDPNAQK, from the coding sequence ATGAACGCAAAAAATCTAATTTTAGGTTTATCTGTTGCTGCAATCGGTTTATCTAGCTGCTGCAACACTTCTACAAAAACGAATGTATCGCTGAAAAACGAGGCCGATACAGCAAGTTTCTATATTGGTTACATGTACGGTTCTAACATCACTGGAAACGGTATTGAAGACATCAACATGGACGCTATCATCGCCGGAATGAACAGTGCCTTACAGAAAAAAGACGCTCCTGCCGACATGATGCAAATGAATATGTTTTTACAGAAATATACTCAAAAAGCCATGATGGCTAAAGCTGAAAAAGCATTGAAAGCCGGAGAAGAATTCTTGGCAGCAAACGCTAAGAAAGATGGTATCAAAACTACCGAAAGCGGACTTCAATACAAAATTGAAAAAGAAGGAACCGGAGCTATCCCGGCAGATACCAGTGTTGTTAGAGTTCACTACAAAGGAACTTTGATTGACGGAACCGAGTTTGACTCTTCATACAAGAGAGGCGAGCCTACCGAATTTCCTGTAAACCGGGTGATCAAAGGTTGGACGGAAGCATTACAATTAATGCCTGTTGGTTCTAAATGGACGCTTTACATCCCGTCAAACTTGGCATACGGACCTCAAGGAGCCAGAGGTGCTATCGGACCGAACGAAACGTTGATTTTCGAAGTTGAATTAATCGACATCGTTGACCCGAACGCTCAAAAATAA
- a CDS encoding FKBP-type peptidyl-prolyl cis-trans isomerase, which yields MKYTEELDKVSYCFGLSIASNLLSSGVNTINTEAFVDAIRTVYAGQMPEIKPEEANQILQDYFNKLQNERGKAAKEAGEQFLNDNKSKEGVVTLESGLQYKVISTGNGAIPKSSDTVKCHYEGRLINGAVFDSSIRRGEPAEFPVNGVIAGWVEALQLMPVGSKWQLYIPSDLAYGPHGAGQAIGPNETLIFDIELLDIV from the coding sequence ATGAAATATACAGAAGAGTTAGACAAAGTGAGTTATTGTTTCGGTCTAAGTATTGCAAGTAATCTTCTTTCTTCAGGTGTGAACACCATTAATACAGAAGCTTTTGTTGACGCTATCAGAACAGTCTATGCAGGCCAGATGCCGGAAATCAAACCGGAAGAGGCTAACCAGATTTTGCAGGACTATTTTAACAAACTGCAAAATGAAAGAGGTAAAGCTGCCAAGGAAGCCGGAGAACAATTTTTAAACGATAACAAGAGCAAAGAAGGCGTGGTTACCCTAGAAAGCGGATTACAATATAAAGTAATTTCCACCGGAAACGGGGCTATTCCGAAAAGTAGCGATACTGTAAAATGCCACTATGAAGGACGCCTGATTAATGGTGCCGTGTTCGACTCTTCCATCCGCCGTGGCGAACCGGCTGAATTCCCGGTTAACGGAGTTATTGCCGGTTGGGTTGAGGCTCTTCAATTAATGCCCGTGGGTTCAAAATGGCAACTATACATTCCTTCTGATCTAGCTTACGGCCCTCACGGTGCAGGACAGGCGATCGGACCGAACGAGACCTTGATTTTTGATATCGAATTATTAGATATAGTATAA
- a CDS encoding ABC transporter ATP-binding protein, giving the protein MIEIKNIVKSYGELKVLKGIDLTIKEKEIVTIVGASGAGKSTLLHILGTLDTPDEGELLYDSVNIARLSSNKLSEFRNNNIGFVFQFHHLLPEFTALENVCIPAWIKGTGKKEAELRAMELLTLLGLADRVSHKPNQLSGGEQQRVSVARALVNHPRVVLADEPSGNLDTRTKNELHQLFFTLREELGQTFVIVTHDTELARMSDRQIKLNDGMLMNE; this is encoded by the coding sequence GTGATAGAAATTAAAAATATAGTCAAAAGCTACGGCGAACTAAAAGTGCTGAAAGGAATTGATCTCACGATAAAAGAAAAAGAGATCGTAACGATCGTCGGGGCTAGCGGTGCCGGGAAAAGTACGTTATTACACATTTTGGGAACACTCGATACCCCGGACGAGGGTGAACTATTGTATGATTCCGTGAACATTGCCCGGTTATCCTCCAACAAACTATCGGAATTCCGAAATAACAACATCGGGTTTGTATTCCAATTCCATCACTTATTACCGGAATTCACTGCGTTGGAAAATGTTTGCATCCCAGCATGGATCAAGGGAACCGGAAAAAAAGAAGCGGAGCTGCGGGCAATGGAACTACTGACCCTTCTCGGTCTGGCAGACCGGGTGAGCCACAAACCCAATCAACTATCCGGCGGGGAACAACAACGAGTTTCCGTTGCAAGGGCTCTCGTCAATCATCCCCGGGTCGTGCTGGCCGATGAACCTTCCGGAAACCTTGACACCCGTACCAAAAATGAATTACACCAGTTATTCTTCACTTTACGGGAAGAACTCGGACAAACATTCGTAATCGTCACGCATGACACGGAACTAGCCCGTATGTCAGACAGACAAATAAAATTAAATGACGGAATGCTAATGAATGAATAA
- a CDS encoding ATP-binding protein: MRKPLILRGARQVGKTTLVENFATEFDCFLKLNLDEEEDRLLFTRYKEIHRLIEAIFFHLQKNPTEGSTLLFIDEIQNSPEAVAILRYFHEKRPDIYVIAAGSLLENVIDRKISFPVGRVEYMALHPCSFLEYLNGIGEDFDRQVIEELQGDTIHERLMYEFRKYCIVGGMPEAIKSYAQTKDLLSLDPIYDALITSYSDDLEKYSPNETQTKIMRHILETGWQKGGEMITFERFGGSTYRSREVGEAFRTIQKAMLLELVYPTLNNRLPLEAQLSRRPKLIWLDTGLMNYKSEVREEVFSVSDISDAYRGHVAEHIVAQELLAHSTKITERRYYWVGNNRNSSAEVDFVWKHQPYVLPIEVKSGINAHLRSLHIFMSDAPHDLAIRVWSKPMSIDEVKEPNTGKTFRLLNIPFYYVGVLNKVIEKITRN; this comes from the coding sequence ATGCGAAAACCATTGATCCTACGCGGAGCTCGTCAAGTTGGTAAAACAACTCTAGTAGAGAATTTCGCAACTGAATTCGATTGCTTTCTAAAACTCAACTTAGACGAGGAAGAAGACCGCTTACTATTTACTCGATACAAGGAAATACATCGGTTGATAGAAGCTATTTTCTTTCACTTGCAAAAAAATCCGACAGAGGGAAGTACCTTACTTTTCATCGATGAAATCCAAAACTCCCCCGAAGCCGTGGCGATTCTACGATATTTTCATGAAAAGCGACCGGATATTTATGTCATCGCTGCTGGTTCTCTATTAGAAAATGTTATTGACCGCAAAATATCCTTTCCAGTAGGACGAGTTGAATATATGGCGTTACATCCTTGCTCATTCTTGGAATATCTGAATGGAATTGGAGAAGATTTTGATCGGCAAGTAATAGAAGAATTACAAGGCGATACCATCCATGAAAGACTAATGTATGAATTTCGTAAATATTGTATCGTGGGGGGAATGCCAGAAGCAATTAAATCATACGCACAAACCAAAGACTTACTATCGTTAGACCCTATTTATGACGCCTTGATCACCTCATATAGTGATGATTTGGAAAAATATTCTCCTAACGAAACCCAAACCAAAATAATGAGACATATACTAGAAACCGGATGGCAAAAGGGGGGAGAAATGATTACCTTTGAACGTTTCGGAGGATCAACCTATCGATCACGAGAAGTAGGAGAGGCTTTCCGCACCATACAAAAAGCGATGCTTCTAGAATTAGTTTATCCAACCTTAAATAACCGATTACCATTAGAAGCACAATTAAGCCGTCGCCCAAAACTGATTTGGCTGGACACGGGATTAATGAATTATAAATCAGAAGTGCGTGAAGAAGTTTTCTCTGTTTCAGATATTTCCGATGCCTACCGAGGGCATGTAGCCGAACATATCGTTGCCCAAGAGTTACTAGCCCATTCCACGAAAATTACAGAACGACGTTACTATTGGGTTGGAAATAATCGAAATTCTTCAGCTGAAGTAGACTTCGTTTGGAAACACCAACCTTACGTACTGCCCATCGAAGTAAAATCGGGTATAAACGCACATCTACGTTCCTTGCATATATTCATGTCTGATGCCCCGCATGATCTTGCCATCCGCGTGTGGAGTAAACCGATGAGTATAGATGAAGTGAAAGAACCAAATACAGGTAAAACTTTCCGATTACTCAATATACCATTTTACTATGTTGGAGTACTAAATAAAGTCATTGAGAAGATTACTCGAAATTGA
- a CDS encoding DUF3795 domain-containing protein: MKQLIACCGLDCENCDARIATINNDEKLREETAQKWSVMNNTSEITPETINCTGCRVDGSKFAYCSHYCEIRKCVQTKGFNTCGDCKELDHCPTIGLIFQHNPSAKENLLSSI, from the coding sequence ATGAAACAATTAATCGCCTGTTGTGGATTAGATTGCGAAAACTGCGACGCCCGTATCGCCACGATCAATAACGATGAAAAGTTAAGAGAAGAAACCGCTCAAAAATGGAGCGTCATGAACAACACGTCGGAGATCACACCGGAAACTATTAATTGCACGGGTTGCCGTGTTGACGGATCTAAATTCGCCTATTGCAGCCATTATTGTGAAATCCGGAAATGTGTTCAAACAAAAGGATTCAATACCTGTGGCGATTGTAAAGAACTGGATCATTGCCCGACCATCGGTCTTATTTTCCAACATAACCCCAGTGCAAAAGAAAATCTTCTATCATCAATTTAA